In one window of Mytilus galloprovincialis chromosome 6, xbMytGall1.hap1.1, whole genome shotgun sequence DNA:
- the LOC143078828 gene encoding deubiquitinase OTUD6B-like — protein sequence MSDSENEEDSVVKRHKKEKKELQAKIQQLKHSVSKGDKKKKKEIAEQITKLEKELTEKHETELKELKDITTQEVTDRLSSLETNDNTCDSEAAGGDVETREDSKEKKVSKAMKRREKQATKNKEREERIKEQEVLNLTGARHIEFEKIKSILKNKNLQIFEIPSDGNCLYTAISHQVPHETYETLRRKTAQYMRENPDEFLPFLTKENGDPYNDEDFETFLLKTAETSEWGGQLEVKAMSNVLHYPIEIVQGEGPQIKIGEEYDSESLTVCYHRHAFGLGEHYNSVETYVPDEEAFS from the exons ATGAGTGACTCTGAAAATGAAGAGGACTCAGTGGTGAAGagacataaaaaagaaaagaaggaaTTGCAGGCTAAAATACAACAGTTAAAGCATAGTGTGTCAAAGGgagataaaaagaagaaaaaggaaATTGCAGAACAGATAACAAAGTTAGAAAAAGAACTGACAGAAAAACATGAAACAGAACTTAAAGAATTGAAAGACATAACAACCCAGGAG GTAACAGACAGACTTAGTTCTCTGGAAACAAATGATAACACATGTGACAGTGAGGCTGCTGGTGGTGATGTAGAAACCAGAGAGGACTCGAAAGAAAAGAAAGTATCAAAAGCTATGAAAAGACGGGAGAAACAAGCTACAAAAAATAAGGAGAGAGAGGAAAGAATTAAAGAGCAGGAAGTGTTAAATTTAACTGGTGCAAGACATATAGAATTTGAAAAAATCAAATcgatattaaaaaataaaaatttgcaaaTCTTTGAGATACCATCTGATGGGAATTGTTTATATACTGCTATTAGTCACCAAGTTCCACATGAGACGTATGAAACACTAAGAAGGAAGACAGCACAGTATATGAGAG AGAATCCAGATGAATTCCTTCCATTTCTTACCAAGGAAAATGGGGATCCTTACAATGACGAAGACTTTGAAACATTTCTACTGAAAACTGCGGAGACATCTGAATGGGGAGGTCAATTAGAGGTCAAGGCTATGTCAAATGTATTACATTATCCTATAGAAATAGTTCAGGGGGAAGGCCCACAAATCAAAATAGGAGAAGAATATGATTCAGAATCCTTAACAGTTTGCTATCATAGACATGCATTTGGACTTGGTGAACATTATAATTCAGTTGAAACTTATGTACCTGATGAAGAGGCATTTTCatga